The proteins below come from a single Natranaerofaba carboxydovora genomic window:
- a CDS encoding TraB/GumN family protein: protein MKKIYKLKISFLITLLVVMTLATACVLGDKGLDKSKGIFYEVSDGNNKAYLFGSVHVGYEDMYPLDDTVYDVFDESEVLALEVDLTNITDIQIGEKFAQYGMYHDGRQMTDIVSEDTFEEVSKLVQDLGINPQMLNQFKPWYAGLIVSEISVEKAGLSEEYGVENYFIEKAEDEDMKIIGLETVSDQIAPYTKLSSESQVLYLEETLDEVDEAEENLGELIDFWKKGKTDIFEESRYELIYEAKTDSLGEYQKAMMDGRDKEMAGEISEILEEEDNYFLVVGSLHLAGDNSIVCQLRDKGYEVENVY, encoded by the coding sequence ATGAAAAAAATATATAAATTAAAGATTTCTTTTTTAATAACCTTATTAGTAGTTATGACACTAGCTACTGCCTGTGTTTTAGGGGATAAAGGATTGGATAAATCTAAAGGCATATTTTATGAAGTTAGTGACGGGAATAATAAGGCGTACTTATTTGGCTCTGTACATGTGGGTTATGAGGATATGTATCCTTTAGATGATACTGTGTATGATGTTTTTGATGAATCAGAGGTTCTTGCTTTAGAAGTGGATTTGACAAATATTACAGACATTCAAATTGGGGAAAAGTTTGCACAATATGGTATGTATCATGACGGTAGGCAGATGACCGATATCGTTTCTGAGGATACCTTTGAAGAAGTTTCAAAACTAGTACAAGATTTAGGAATTAATCCTCAAATGTTAAACCAGTTTAAGCCCTGGTATGCAGGATTGATTGTTTCTGAAATATCAGTGGAAAAAGCGGGGCTATCAGAAGAATACGGAGTTGAAAACTATTTTATAGAAAAAGCAGAAGATGAAGATATGAAAATTATTGGGCTAGAAACGGTCTCTGATCAGATTGCACCATATACTAAGCTATCTAGCGAATCCCAGGTTTTGTACTTGGAAGAAACTTTGGATGAAGTGGACGAAGCAGAAGAGAACTTGGGGGAGTTAATTGATTTTTGGAAAAAAGGTAAAACTGATATCTTTGAAGAGAGTAGATATGAATTAATATACGAGGCTAAAACTGACTCTTTAGGGGAATACCAAAAGGCAATGATGGATGGACGTGATAAAGAGATGGCAGGGGAGATAAGTGAGATTTTGGAAGAGGAAGATAACTATTTTTTGGTCGTAGGTTCTTTACATCTAGCTGGAGACAACAGTATAGTCTGTCAGTTAAGAGACAAAGGATATGAAGTTGAAAATGTTTATTAG
- the coaE gene encoding dephospho-CoA kinase (Dephospho-CoA kinase (CoaE) performs the final step in coenzyme A biosynthesis.) translates to MLIGLTGGIASGKSLVATILSELGAKIIDADLIAKQFTSPGSTILFEIWEEFGDEVMTPDKTLDREKLGNIVFSSPEKKKKLESILHPYIITEIKRKANEFKETDPNTIVVVDVPLLFEVGLDSLFDYVWVVWVDEETQLERLKMRDNLEEKGALDRIRAQMDLDEKAKKADIVINNTGCHDETRKQVEKAWNNLFVN, encoded by the coding sequence ATGCTTATTGGATTGACCGGAGGAATTGCATCAGGAAAATCGCTTGTTGCGACAATTTTGTCTGAGCTGGGAGCAAAAATAATCGATGCTGATTTGATTGCAAAACAATTCACCTCTCCCGGCTCTACGATATTATTTGAGATTTGGGAAGAATTTGGTGACGAAGTCATGACACCAGATAAAACTTTGGACAGAGAAAAACTGGGTAATATTGTTTTCTCATCGCCTGAGAAAAAAAAGAAGCTAGAATCCATTCTTCATCCTTACATAATCACAGAGATAAAAAGAAAAGCAAATGAATTCAAAGAAACAGATCCTAACACAATTGTAGTAGTGGATGTTCCATTATTATTTGAGGTTGGCCTGGATTCTTTGTTTGATTATGTTTGGGTTGTCTGGGTGGATGAAGAGACCCAATTAGAGCGACTAAAAATGCGCGATAATCTTGAAGAAAAAGGAGCACTTGATAGGATAAGGGCCCAAATGGATTTAGATGAGAAAGCTAAAAAAGCTGATATTGTAATTAACAATACGGGATGTCATGATGAGACTAGAAAACAAGTTGAAAAAGCTTGGAATAATTTATTCGTCAATTGA
- the ytaF gene encoding sporulation membrane protein YtaF gives MGTLSLIILAFAVSIDGFAAGLAYGIKRIKIPVNSLLLISITSALAIWVSMSLGRIVAVIVTPNLAEIIGGIILVILGGWLVAQNINILNFKGDDNPPSNKLQEILSEPSKADFDGSGVISGKEALILGIALAMDAMAAGFGASLIGFHSLWTPLFVGACKLLLIPLGIKLGRELISVISNKVIVFLPGCILILLGIVNFVA, from the coding sequence ATGGGGACTTTATCATTAATAATTTTGGCTTTTGCTGTAAGTATTGATGGGTTTGCTGCGGGGCTTGCTTACGGCATCAAAAGAATAAAAATTCCTGTAAATTCATTACTGTTAATAAGCATAACATCTGCTCTTGCTATATGGGTTTCAATGTCACTTGGAAGAATAGTTGCAGTAATTGTTACACCTAATTTGGCAGAGATTATAGGTGGAATTATACTTGTCATCTTAGGGGGTTGGTTAGTAGCACAAAATATAAATATCTTAAATTTCAAGGGTGACGATAACCCGCCAAGTAACAAACTACAAGAAATTTTGTCTGAGCCAAGTAAAGCAGACTTTGATGGTTCTGGAGTGATCTCTGGCAAGGAAGCATTGATACTGGGTATAGCCCTTGCAATGGATGCTATGGCTGCCGGTTTTGGTGCTTCGCTTATTGGTTTTCATTCGTTGTGGACTCCTCTTTTTGTTGGGGCTTGCAAATTACTTTTGATACCTTTAGGCATAAAACTAGGCAGAGAATTGATATCAGTAATATCAAATAAAGTTATAGTATTTTTACCTGGATGTATCTTGATACTTCTTGGAATAGTTAATTTTGTAGCTTAA
- the mutM gene encoding DNA-formamidopyrimidine glycosylase — translation MPELPEVEIIKNSLAEKTKGKRILYVEIYNEKMVQHPNKNKLENEVLGRKIESVDRRGKYLIINLSGERYLVLHLRMTGQIVVREKKENDKYLRARFKLSGEHYMDFCDKRKFATIAFLDKKELNSWKSISELGPEPLSKEFTFNYFKKSLLKSKRPIKTLILNQKVIAGLGNIYADEALFKGKVNPCKTSRDLTIHEMSALFFAIKMVLNEGIKFNGTSFSDYIDANGQSGKYQEKLNVYQQNGKECVDCGAEIKKIKLSGRGTFFCPRCQPENEGG, via the coding sequence TTGCCTGAACTTCCAGAAGTAGAAATTATAAAAAATAGTTTGGCTGAGAAAACAAAAGGAAAAAGGATTTTGTACGTAGAAATTTATAATGAGAAAATGGTTCAGCATCCTAATAAAAATAAACTTGAAAATGAGGTACTAGGAAGGAAAATTGAATCTGTTGATAGAAGGGGAAAATATCTTATCATAAACCTTTCTGGGGAAAGATACCTGGTGCTTCATTTGAGAATGACAGGTCAAATTGTAGTTAGAGAAAAAAAGGAAAATGATAAATATTTAAGAGCCAGATTCAAATTATCCGGAGAGCATTATATGGATTTCTGTGATAAGAGAAAATTTGCTACAATTGCTTTTTTGGACAAAAAGGAGTTAAACTCCTGGAAAAGTATCTCAGAGCTCGGACCAGAACCATTGTCAAAGGAGTTTACTTTTAATTATTTTAAGAAAAGTTTATTAAAATCTAAACGCCCGATTAAGACCTTAATTTTAAATCAGAAGGTGATAGCAGGCCTTGGTAATATTTATGCAGATGAAGCACTGTTCAAAGGAAAAGTAAATCCATGTAAAACTTCCCGTGATTTAACAATACATGAAATGAGTGCTTTGTTTTTTGCTATAAAAATGGTCCTAAATGAAGGTATTAAGTTTAATGGAACTAGTTTTAGTGATTATATCGATGCTAACGGTCAAAGTGGAAAATATCAAGAAAAACTTAATGTTTATCAACAAAATGGCAAAGAATGTGTAGATTGTGGGGCAGAAATTAAAAAAATTAAGCTTTCTGGCAGAGGAACTTTCTTCTGTCCGAGATGTCAACCCGAAAATGAAGGCGGTTAA